One Nostoc sp. UHCC 0302 DNA window includes the following coding sequences:
- a CDS encoding Rieske 2Fe-2S domain-containing protein has protein sequence MATETSLQGNMRQGNLGDNFAQEQFSDKETFQWTKQWYPVAVVDFLDPSRPHAMQLLGKDIVLWRDGSSKWRCFEDFCPHRLAPLSEGRVEPDGTLLCAYHAWRFDYQGNCISIPQSKDQQTEAKNCSNPKSCAVAYPTQERQGLLWVWAEAGSQAQLESQSQTPRIVPELEEDSQRVVQGFWNIRDLPYGWDFFMENVADPAHVPVSHHGIVGNRYKDAKYYDMIPVREISTQEGFSYEITPVAATIEQAVHDFQPPCHMRIVSKSHDGGKLILALYAIPTRPGWCRHIGCQVFVKNEEGKLPQGLGIFGLPLPTWLGHVLSSLFLHQDMVFLHYEEKIVAQRSKGKWLDAVYTPNPQDKMVIAFRQWLEKRAGGGIPWNSGHGADLPPAEKDKQKLLDVWTTHTQQCMVCQKALKRINRLTVLAYVAAAVCFCLGLIVDARAVALKGAMLGQTTTSLLTVVPPAGFWWALAGTIIFAVVGYLLKKLSRLFYVYEFEHAHND, from the coding sequence ATGGCTACTGAAACCAGTCTGCAAGGAAATATGCGCCAGGGTAATCTTGGGGACAACTTCGCCCAAGAACAATTTTCTGACAAAGAAACATTCCAATGGACAAAGCAGTGGTATCCAGTAGCCGTTGTAGATTTCCTCGATCCTTCTCGTCCCCATGCCATGCAATTACTGGGAAAGGATATCGTCTTGTGGCGGGATGGCTCCAGTAAATGGCGTTGCTTTGAAGATTTTTGTCCCCATCGACTAGCCCCTCTTTCGGAAGGGCGTGTTGAGCCTGACGGTACGTTGTTATGTGCTTATCATGCTTGGCGCTTTGATTATCAAGGTAACTGCATTAGTATTCCTCAATCAAAAGATCAGCAGACAGAAGCTAAGAACTGCTCAAATCCTAAGTCATGCGCTGTCGCCTATCCGACACAGGAGCGCCAGGGTTTATTGTGGGTATGGGCAGAGGCAGGTTCTCAGGCTCAACTTGAAAGTCAATCGCAGACACCGCGCATTGTTCCAGAACTAGAGGAAGACTCACAAAGAGTTGTCCAGGGGTTTTGGAATATCCGCGACCTTCCTTATGGATGGGACTTTTTCATGGAAAATGTGGCAGATCCTGCTCATGTGCCAGTTTCCCACCACGGAATTGTCGGCAATAGATATAAGGATGCTAAATACTACGATATGATTCCAGTCCGGGAGATTTCTACACAAGAAGGATTCTCCTATGAAATCACTCCTGTGGCTGCGACAATTGAGCAAGCAGTTCACGACTTTCAACCGCCCTGCCACATGAGAATCGTTTCAAAGTCTCATGATGGCGGTAAGCTAATCCTAGCTTTATATGCTATTCCTACGCGTCCTGGATGGTGTCGTCATATCGGTTGCCAAGTTTTTGTGAAGAATGAGGAAGGGAAGCTTCCGCAAGGTTTGGGAATATTTGGCTTACCGTTACCAACTTGGTTAGGTCATGTGTTGTCTTCTTTGTTTCTGCACCAAGATATGGTGTTTCTCCATTATGAAGAGAAAATTGTAGCGCAACGCAGTAAAGGCAAATGGCTAGATGCAGTATATACGCCAAATCCTCAAGATAAGATGGTAATTGCGTTTCGCCAATGGCTGGAGAAGCGGGCGGGTGGTGGTATACCTTGGAACTCAGGGCATGGCGCTGACTTACCCCCAGCAGAGAAAGACAAGCAAAAACTTCTGGATGTGTGGACAACACATACTCAGCAATGCATGGTTTGCCAAAAAGCACTGAAAAGGATTAATCGCCTGACTGTGTTAGCTTATGTAGCTGCTGCTGTGTGTTTTTGTTTGGGTTTAATTGTCGATGCCAGGGCTGTGGCCTTGAAAGGTGCGATGTTAGGCCAAACAACCACTTCCCTGTTAACTGTTGTTCCTCCAGCAGGCTTTTGGTGGGCGCTTGCTGGAACAATCATATTTGCAGTGGTGGGGTATTTGCTGAAGAAATTAAGCCGACTTTTCTATGTTTACGAGTTTGAACACGCTCACAATGATTGA